One Halomonas sp. THAF5a genomic region harbors:
- a CDS encoding TRAP transporter large permease, which produces MAATVLFSMFGALLFFGAPIVVALGVASMAVYVLSGDDLSSLIELAFSAINSFPLMALPSFILAGALMGDAGIARRLIHIAEELAGPAAGGLGAAAVMACMFFGAISGSGPATTAAVGMLVIPAMIERGYGRSYPAAITATAGGLGVVIPPSMPLVIYGVTANESISALFMAGVFPGIMLGVGLIVANYITAKRNGYQTEGTGYDKKRIFKVLKDGFWSLMAPVVILGGIYSGMFTPTEAAVVSIFYALFVGIFIHKESSLRGLNEAFQSTTWLTGRVLIIMFTATAFGRILVENHIPAMIAQGILQITDSLWLVWILVIGFLLIVGMFIEILATIMIVTPVLLPVMVELGVDPVHFGIVLVVSLGIGFSTPPLGENMFISSSIANVSIERISVRAIPLVGSMVVIDLLLAFFPQITLWLPTVLGF; this is translated from the coding sequence ATGGCCGCAACGGTTCTGTTTTCCATGTTCGGGGCGCTGCTGTTCTTCGGTGCGCCCATCGTGGTGGCCCTCGGGGTCGCCTCCATGGCGGTCTACGTCCTCAGTGGCGATGATCTCAGCTCGCTGATCGAGCTAGCCTTTTCCGCCATCAACTCGTTTCCGCTCATGGCGCTGCCGTCGTTCATCCTGGCCGGCGCCCTCATGGGCGACGCCGGCATCGCCCGGCGCCTGATCCATATCGCCGAGGAGCTGGCCGGGCCCGCCGCCGGTGGCCTGGGCGCCGCCGCGGTCATGGCCTGCATGTTCTTCGGCGCGATCTCGGGCTCGGGCCCGGCGACCACCGCCGCGGTCGGCATGCTGGTGATTCCGGCGATGATCGAGCGTGGCTACGGACGCAGCTATCCGGCGGCGATCACCGCCACGGCCGGCGGGCTCGGGGTCGTGATCCCGCCCAGCATGCCGCTGGTGATCTACGGCGTGACCGCCAACGAGTCCATCTCGGCGCTGTTCATGGCCGGGGTCTTTCCCGGCATCATGCTCGGCGTGGGCCTGATCGTGGCCAACTACATCACCGCCAAGCGCAACGGCTACCAGACCGAAGGCACGGGCTACGACAAGAAGCGCATCTTCAAGGTGCTGAAGGACGGCTTCTGGTCGCTGATGGCGCCGGTGGTGATCCTGGGCGGCATCTACTCCGGGATGTTCACGCCCACCGAGGCCGCGGTGGTCTCCATCTTCTATGCCCTGTTCGTCGGCATCTTCATCCACAAGGAGTCGTCGCTGCGCGGTCTCAACGAGGCCTTCCAGAGCACCACCTGGCTGACCGGGCGGGTACTGATCATCATGTTCACCGCCACCGCCTTCGGTCGCATCCTGGTCGAGAACCACATCCCGGCGATGATCGCCCAGGGTATCCTGCAGATCACCGACAGCCTCTGGCTGGTCTGGATCCTGGTGATCGGTTTCCTGCTGATCGTCGGCATGTTCATCGAGATCCTCGCGACCATCATGATCGTTACCCCGGTGCTGCTGCCGGTGATGGTGGAACTCGGTGTCGATCCGGTTCATTTCGGCATCGTGCTGGTGGTGAGCCTCGGCATCGGTTTCTCCACGCCGCCGCTCGGCGAGAACATGTTCATCAGCTCGAGCATCGCCAACGTCTCCATCGAGCGCATCTCGGTGCGGGCCATTCCGCTGGTCGGCTCCATGGTGGTGATCGACCTGCTGCTGGCGTTCTTCCCCCAGATCACCCTCTGGCTGCCCACGGTGCTGGGCTTCTGA
- a CDS encoding aspartate/glutamate racemase family protein, producing MTMQDRDHKTATRDPHTMVGVLGGMGPDATVTFMQRVIDATPAEDDIDHVHLLVDNNPKVPSRIKALIDGDGESPGPAIAEMARRLERAGAAFLVMPCNTAHYYWQDAQDAVDIPVWHIVERTLDAVAERRPGARVGMLCSPALRKIGLYEGFVEARGLSLVYPEDEGAVLEVIRAVKRGEGRHPDTLAAFARAADHLKARGADVLVLACTELSVIDDALDGALPVVDSVRVLAEQVVAAAEGVEPVTP from the coding sequence ATGACGATGCAAGATCGCGACCACAAGACCGCTACCCGCGACCCGCACACCATGGTCGGCGTGCTGGGGGGCATGGGACCCGATGCCACCGTGACCTTCATGCAGCGGGTGATCGACGCCACCCCTGCCGAGGACGACATCGACCACGTCCACTTGCTGGTGGACAACAACCCCAAGGTGCCGTCGCGGATCAAGGCGCTGATCGACGGCGACGGCGAGAGCCCGGGGCCGGCGATTGCCGAGATGGCGCGGCGTCTCGAGCGGGCCGGCGCCGCCTTCCTGGTGATGCCCTGCAACACCGCCCACTACTACTGGCAGGACGCCCAGGACGCCGTCGACATCCCGGTCTGGCACATCGTCGAGCGGACCCTGGATGCCGTCGCCGAGCGCCGGCCCGGCGCCCGGGTCGGCATGCTCTGCTCGCCGGCCCTGCGCAAGATCGGCCTCTACGAGGGCTTCGTCGAGGCGCGCGGCCTGTCGCTGGTCTACCCCGAAGACGAGGGCGCGGTGCTCGAGGTGATTCGCGCCGTCAAGCGCGGCGAGGGGCGTCACCCCGACACCCTGGCCGCCTTCGCCCGGGCCGCCGACCACCTCAAGGCGCGCGGGGCGGACGTGCTGGTGCTGGCCTGCACCGAGCTCTCGGTGATCGACGACGCCCTCGACGGCGCGCTGCCGGTCGTCGACAGCGTGCGGGTGCTGGCCGAGCAGGTGGTGGCCGCCGCCGAGGGCGTTGAGCCCGTCACGCCCTGA
- a CDS encoding YeiH family protein produces MKTTYFDTPLAERLGRARPIGRGLLVCVTIALATTFIADHYGGPTLLYALLFGMSLHFLSEEGRCREGIEFAARTVLRLGVALLGARMTLAQVGDLGIGPVLTVVAAVALVIAMGSVLARLLGLDRDLGLLTGGAVAICGASAALALSAVMPRHENHERNTILTVVGVTTLSTMAMVTYPLIAGALELANAQAGIFLGGTIHDVAQVVGAGYMISEETGDISTLVKLVRVAMLVPAVMVFMWLFRASRQEEGASTKVPMLPSFLVGFVVLVLVNSMGLIPEAVNEGMSTLSRWCLVTAIAALGIKTSFQKLAVVGWKPVILMALETLFLLVVVLGVVMVAGLGT; encoded by the coding sequence ATGAAAACCACGTACTTCGATACGCCACTTGCCGAGCGCCTCGGCCGGGCCCGGCCCATCGGCCGCGGCCTGCTGGTCTGCGTCACCATCGCACTGGCCACCACCTTCATCGCCGACCACTACGGTGGTCCGACGCTGCTCTATGCCCTGCTGTTCGGCATGTCGCTCCACTTCCTGAGCGAAGAGGGGCGCTGCCGCGAGGGCATCGAGTTCGCCGCCCGCACCGTGCTGCGCCTCGGCGTGGCCCTGCTGGGGGCGCGCATGACCCTCGCCCAGGTCGGCGATTTGGGGATCGGCCCCGTGCTTACCGTGGTGGCGGCCGTGGCGCTGGTCATCGCCATGGGCTCGGTGCTGGCCCGGCTGCTGGGCCTGGATCGCGACCTGGGGCTTCTCACCGGCGGCGCCGTCGCCATCTGCGGCGCCTCGGCGGCGCTCGCCCTGTCGGCGGTGATGCCGCGTCACGAGAACCACGAGCGCAACACCATCCTCACCGTGGTCGGCGTCACCACGCTCTCGACCATGGCGATGGTGACCTATCCGCTGATCGCCGGGGCCCTGGAGCTCGCCAACGCCCAGGCGGGGATCTTCCTCGGCGGCACCATCCACGATGTGGCCCAGGTGGTGGGCGCCGGCTACATGATCTCGGAGGAGACCGGCGACATCTCGACGCTTGTAAAGCTGGTGCGGGTGGCGATGCTGGTGCCGGCCGTGATGGTCTTCATGTGGCTGTTCCGGGCCTCGCGCCAGGAGGAGGGGGCGTCGACCAAGGTGCCGATGCTGCCGAGCTTCCTGGTGGGGTTCGTGGTGCTGGTGCTGGTCAACAGCATGGGGCTGATTCCCGAGGCGGTGAACGAGGGCATGTCGACCCTCTCCCGCTGGTGCCTGGTCACCGCCATCGCCGCGCTCGGCATCAAGACCTCCTTCCAGAAGCTCGCGGTGGTGGGCTGGAAGCCGGTGATCCTGATGGCGCTGGAGACCCTCTTCCTGCTGGTCGTGGTGCTCGGCGTGGTGATGGTCGCCGGCCTCGGCACCTGA
- a CDS encoding TetR/AcrR family transcriptional regulator — MTNATTRPRRGRPPKVPRDDPDTRAALIRSGTEVLTEQGFTASGIDGILKRVGVPKGSFYYYFDSKEAFGLAVMEHYGAYFAKKLERHLDDASRPPLERIEAFVADARDGMARHDFRRGCLVGNLGQEAGGLPEGYRDWLRATLDDWQRRLARCLDQAREAGELAERADVERLAEAFWIGWEGAVMRARLEGRARPLEVFISTYMEGLPR; from the coding sequence ATGACCAATGCGACCACCAGACCCCGCCGCGGCCGGCCCCCCAAGGTGCCCCGCGACGACCCCGATACCCGGGCGGCCTTGATCCGTAGCGGCACCGAGGTGCTGACCGAGCAGGGCTTCACCGCCTCGGGCATCGACGGCATCCTCAAGCGTGTCGGCGTGCCCAAGGGCTCGTTCTACTACTACTTCGACAGCAAGGAGGCGTTCGGGCTGGCCGTGATGGAGCACTACGGTGCCTACTTCGCGAAGAAGCTGGAGCGTCACCTGGATGACGCGTCGCGTCCGCCGCTTGAGCGCATCGAGGCCTTCGTCGCCGATGCCCGTGACGGCATGGCCCGCCACGACTTCCGTCGCGGTTGCCTGGTCGGCAACCTGGGCCAGGAGGCCGGCGGATTGCCGGAAGGGTATCGCGACTGGCTCCGGGCGACCCTCGACGACTGGCAGCGGCGCCTGGCGCGCTGCCTTGACCAGGCGCGGGAGGCCGGCGAGCTCGCCGAGCGGGCCGACGTCGAGCGGCTCGCCGAGGCCTTCTGGATCGGCTGGGAGGGCGCCGTGATGCGGGCACGACTCGAGGGGCGGGCGCGTCCCCTGGAGGTCTTTATTTCCACGTACATGGAGGGGCTGCCCCGCTAG
- a CDS encoding MDR family oxidoreductase, which produces MFKAILIDKNDEGQRVAVETLDEARLPEGDVTVRVDCSTLNYKDALAITGKGPVVRQFPMVPGIDLAGTVEHSSVEAYQAGDAVLLNGWGVGEKHWGGLAEKARLDSRWLIPQPAAFTARQAMAIGTAGYTAMLSVMALERQGVTPEQGEVLVTGANGGVGSYAIALLARLGYRVVASTGRLEETDYLKSLGAESVVDRAEFSEPGRPLGKERWAGAVDSVGSHTLANVLASTRYGGAVAACGLAQGMDLPASVAPFILRGVTLCGIDSVMRPYADRVEAWRRLGELLAPEQLDAITRTIGLDEAIDTAGELLAGRVRGRVVVDLAR; this is translated from the coding sequence ATGTTCAAGGCCATTCTGATCGACAAGAACGACGAGGGGCAGCGGGTCGCGGTGGAAACGCTGGACGAGGCCCGCCTGCCGGAGGGCGACGTCACGGTGCGGGTCGACTGCAGTACGCTGAACTACAAGGACGCCCTGGCGATCACCGGCAAGGGCCCGGTGGTGCGCCAGTTTCCGATGGTCCCGGGGATCGACCTGGCGGGCACGGTCGAGCACTCCTCGGTGGAGGCCTACCAGGCGGGCGATGCCGTGCTGCTCAACGGCTGGGGCGTGGGCGAGAAGCACTGGGGAGGCCTTGCCGAGAAGGCGCGGCTGGACAGCCGCTGGCTGATTCCCCAGCCCGCCGCCTTCACGGCCCGCCAGGCCATGGCCATCGGCACCGCCGGCTACACCGCCATGCTCTCTGTGATGGCGCTGGAGCGCCAAGGCGTGACGCCGGAGCAGGGTGAGGTGCTGGTCACCGGCGCCAACGGCGGGGTGGGCAGCTACGCCATCGCGCTGCTCGCCCGGCTGGGCTATCGAGTGGTGGCCTCCACCGGCCGCCTCGAGGAGACGGACTACCTCAAGTCGCTGGGCGCCGAGTCGGTGGTCGACCGCGCCGAGTTCTCCGAGCCCGGCCGTCCCCTGGGCAAGGAGCGCTGGGCGGGGGCCGTCGACTCGGTGGGCAGCCACACCCTGGCCAACGTGCTGGCCTCGACCCGCTACGGCGGCGCCGTGGCGGCCTGCGGGCTGGCCCAGGGCATGGACCTGCCGGCGAGCGTCGCCCCCTTCATCCTGCGCGGCGTGACGCTTTGCGGCATCGACAGCGTGATGCGCCCCTACGCCGATCGCGTCGAGGCCTGGCGCCGGCTCGGCGAACTGCTCGCGCCCGAGCAGCTCGACGCCATCACCCGCACCATCGGCCTGGACGAGGCGATCGACACGGCCGGCGAGCTGCTGGCCGGCCGGGTCCGCGGTCGCGTGGTGGTCGACCTGGCGCGCTGA
- a CDS encoding MFS transporter, giving the protein MRAASRLEKRNVAILVAGQTLYMVATITVMTLSGVVGHRLTPVAGLATLPVAMMMIGTLSATLPASLYMKRVGRRRGFMVGAALGGVLGGLVAFAGIALAHFWLFCLGNLLLGGYQGFAMYYRFAAVDVTRPAFRSRAISLVIAGGVVAAFLGPWNASLTNDWIAAVPDGGPYLMIAGLALLAMLILGGLRVPASGEPAPGEVARPMAEIGAQPRFRVALVAAATGYAIMGLVMTATPLAMRAHGFEMGQVALVMQWHVLGMFAPSFFTGDLIARFGVMRILLVGTAILAASSVLATVGTGLGHFWTALVLLGVGWNFLFIGGSTLLAGTHGEAERGKVQGINDLVIFTLVAAGSLLSGTLLRELGWAALNLAMLGPIALVTALTAWLALSEARARPAATSSDSARSSRG; this is encoded by the coding sequence ATGAGGGCCGCCAGCCGCCTGGAGAAACGCAACGTTGCCATCCTGGTCGCCGGCCAGACGCTCTACATGGTCGCCACCATCACCGTGATGACCCTGAGCGGGGTGGTGGGCCACCGGCTCACGCCCGTGGCGGGGCTGGCGACGCTGCCCGTCGCCATGATGATGATCGGCACCCTGTCCGCGACCCTGCCGGCCTCGCTCTACATGAAGCGGGTGGGGCGCCGGCGGGGCTTCATGGTCGGGGCGGCGCTCGGCGGCGTCCTCGGTGGGCTGGTGGCCTTCGCCGGCATCGCCCTCGCGCACTTCTGGCTGTTCTGCCTGGGCAACCTGCTGCTGGGGGGCTACCAGGGCTTCGCCATGTACTACCGCTTCGCCGCGGTAGACGTGACCCGTCCGGCCTTTCGCAGCCGGGCCATCTCCCTGGTGATCGCCGGCGGCGTGGTGGCGGCCTTCCTCGGGCCCTGGAACGCCAGCCTGACCAACGACTGGATCGCCGCGGTGCCGGACGGCGGCCCCTACCTGATGATCGCCGGCCTGGCGCTTCTGGCGATGCTGATCCTCGGTGGGTTGCGAGTGCCGGCGAGCGGCGAGCCCGCGCCCGGCGAGGTCGCCCGGCCGATGGCCGAGATCGGCGCCCAGCCGCGCTTTCGGGTCGCGCTGGTCGCCGCGGCCACCGGCTACGCCATCATGGGGCTGGTGATGACCGCCACGCCGCTCGCCATGCGCGCCCATGGGTTCGAGATGGGGCAGGTGGCGCTGGTCATGCAGTGGCACGTGCTCGGCATGTTCGCGCCCTCCTTTTTTACCGGCGACCTGATCGCCCGCTTCGGGGTGATGCGCATCCTGCTGGTCGGCACCGCGATCCTCGCCGCCTCGAGCGTGCTGGCGACCGTCGGCACCGGGCTCGGGCACTTCTGGACGGCGCTGGTGCTCCTCGGCGTCGGCTGGAACTTCCTGTTCATCGGCGGCAGCACCCTGCTCGCTGGCACCCACGGCGAGGCCGAGCGCGGCAAGGTGCAGGGCATCAACGACCTGGTCATCTTCACACTGGTGGCGGCCGGCTCGCTGCTGTCGGGCACCCTGCTGCGTGAGCTGGGCTGGGCCGCGCTCAACCTGGCCATGCTGGGGCCGATCGCGCTGGTCACCGCGCTCACCGCCTGGCTGGCGCTCAGCGAGGCCCGTGCTCGCCCCGCGGCGACGAGCAGTGATAGCGCGAGGTCGAGCCGGGGCTAA
- a CDS encoding DUF3617 family protein: MPCRPLIASLLLVTPLLTAPLVAAADAPNIVPGQWEFTSTTAVAGDLPIPDQTETTQECIAQGDIEDASFSFIEEEEGCELLDHEVTVDGMDYRMVCRAEGGEASIIGRMDFLGERVEGNVDILVDSAAGELKMTTAVEGRRLGDC; the protein is encoded by the coding sequence ATGCCGTGTCGTCCCCTTATCGCCAGCCTGCTGCTGGTCACCCCGCTGCTGACCGCGCCCCTCGTGGCGGCCGCCGACGCCCCCAACATCGTGCCCGGCCAGTGGGAGTTCACCAGCACCACCGCCGTGGCCGGGGACCTGCCGATTCCCGATCAGACCGAGACCACCCAGGAGTGTATCGCCCAGGGCGATATCGAGGACGCTTCCTTCAGCTTCATCGAGGAGGAGGAGGGCTGCGAGCTGCTCGACCACGAGGTCACGGTCGACGGCATGGACTATCGCATGGTCTGCCGGGCCGAGGGTGGCGAGGCCAGCATCATCGGCCGCATGGACTTCCTCGGCGAGCGGGTCGAGGGCAACGTCGACATCCTGGTCGACTCCGCCGCGGGCGAGCTCAAGATGACCACCGCCGTGGAGGGCCGGCGCCTCGGCGACTGCTGA
- a CDS encoding efflux RND transporter permease subunit: MRLSDLSVQRPVLAVVMAALIVAFGLLALERLPLQEYPAIDPPVVSIDTRYPGASASIVETRITQVLEDRIAGVAGIEVISSSSEDGRSSINVEFGLDLDIDAAANDIRDRISGARDNLPEEADPPEVQKADSSSEVVIWFSLSGGGYDVAELTDYADRYLVDRFSVLPGVAQVRVGGGREYAMRVWLDADALAARGLTVGDVEDVLRDENVELPGGAVVSESRQFIVRLPRSFATPEDFRRLALDEGADGYLVRLGDVARVEIGAVEERTVFRGNGEPMVGLGLMKQSTANVLEISKGAQAEMERLQGTLPEGMALSLNFDASVFVDGAIGQVVQTLFIAMGLVVVAIFLFLGNLRTTLIPAVTVPIALVGTFAALAALGFTINLLTLLALVLAIGLIVDDAIVVLENIHRRMQEHGETPLVAAFRGTRQIAFAVIATTLVLVAVFVPLSFLQGDIGRLFSEFALTLAAAVVLSSLLALTLTPMMASKLLRADMHEGRLARAVQWGLDRSRRGYRRLLERMLRLRLLVLALFLGIVGAMVWLNGELPNEYTPKEDRGNFFVLVNGPPGATYDYMLDYMNEIETRLLPMTEQGEVERILVRAPRGWGNIENFNSGFVIVTLADWAERRSAWAIMDEIRGRLAGLPGIRAFPVMRQGFGSRVEKPVQFVLGGGTFDQLAEWRDTLLAHLREHNPRLTGLDSDYEENQPQLRVDIDYTRAAALGVTVTEIGRTLETLLGGRTVTQYVDDGQEYDVILEGEPGSRPSPRSLESLRVRSDRSGELIPLASLVTLHDFAGPSTLNRFNRVRAITIEADLADGYPLGEALAYLEATVDEILPPAAQTDVKGASRDYQEASGATAFLLGLGILVVFLVLAGQFESFVHPLVIMFTVPLAICGALLGLYLTGQSLNIYSQVGLVMLVGLAAKNGILIVEFANQLRDRGVAFHEALVEASVTRLRPIVMTAVTTMAGAVPLIVSSGAGAETRLVIGIVILCGLAAATLFTLFVVPVAYDLLARRTGSPGDVARRLADEMGEETAAH; the protein is encoded by the coding sequence ATGCGCCTCTCCGACCTCTCCGTGCAGCGCCCGGTGCTGGCCGTGGTGATGGCCGCCCTAATCGTCGCCTTCGGCCTGCTGGCCCTCGAGCGCCTGCCGCTCCAGGAGTATCCCGCCATCGACCCGCCGGTGGTCTCCATCGACACCCGCTACCCCGGCGCCTCGGCCAGCATCGTCGAGACCCGGATCACCCAGGTGCTGGAGGATCGCATCGCCGGGGTAGCGGGGATCGAGGTGATCTCCTCCTCCAGCGAGGACGGCCGCTCCAGCATCAACGTGGAGTTCGGCCTGGATCTCGACATCGACGCCGCCGCCAACGATATCCGCGACCGCATCTCGGGCGCCCGGGACAACCTCCCCGAGGAGGCCGACCCGCCCGAGGTGCAGAAGGCCGACTCGAGCTCCGAGGTGGTGATCTGGTTCTCGCTGAGCGGCGGCGGCTATGACGTGGCCGAGCTCACCGACTACGCCGACCGCTACCTGGTGGATCGCTTCTCGGTGCTGCCCGGCGTCGCCCAGGTGCGGGTCGGGGGCGGTCGCGAGTATGCCATGCGCGTCTGGCTCGATGCCGACGCCCTGGCGGCGCGCGGCCTCACGGTAGGCGACGTCGAGGATGTCCTGCGCGACGAGAACGTCGAGCTGCCCGGCGGCGCCGTGGTCTCCGAGTCGCGCCAGTTCATCGTGCGCCTGCCGAGAAGCTTCGCCACCCCGGAGGACTTCCGCCGGCTGGCACTGGACGAGGGCGCCGACGGCTACCTGGTGCGCCTGGGCGACGTGGCCCGGGTCGAGATCGGCGCCGTGGAGGAGCGCACCGTCTTTCGCGGCAACGGCGAGCCCATGGTGGGGCTGGGGCTGATGAAGCAGTCCACCGCCAACGTGCTGGAGATATCGAAGGGCGCCCAGGCGGAGATGGAGCGCCTGCAGGGCACCCTGCCCGAGGGCATGGCGCTGTCGCTGAACTTCGACGCCTCGGTGTTCGTCGACGGCGCCATCGGCCAGGTGGTGCAGACGCTCTTCATCGCCATGGGCCTGGTGGTGGTGGCAATCTTCCTGTTCCTCGGCAACCTGCGCACCACCCTGATCCCGGCGGTGACCGTGCCCATCGCCCTGGTCGGCACCTTCGCGGCGCTGGCGGCGCTGGGCTTCACCATCAACCTGCTGACCCTGCTGGCCCTGGTGCTGGCCATCGGCCTGATCGTCGACGACGCCATCGTGGTGCTGGAGAACATCCACCGGCGCATGCAGGAGCACGGCGAGACACCGCTGGTGGCGGCCTTCCGGGGCACCCGCCAGATCGCCTTCGCGGTCATCGCCACCACCCTGGTGCTGGTGGCGGTCTTCGTGCCGCTGAGCTTCCTGCAGGGCGACATCGGCCGGCTGTTCTCGGAGTTCGCCCTCACCCTGGCGGCCGCGGTGGTCCTCTCGAGCCTGCTGGCGCTGACCCTGACGCCGATGATGGCCTCCAAGCTGCTCCGCGCCGACATGCACGAGGGGCGCCTGGCCCGCGCCGTGCAGTGGGGCCTGGACCGCTCCCGCCGGGGCTATCGCCGGCTGCTCGAGCGGATGCTTCGGCTGCGCCTACTGGTGCTGGCGCTGTTCCTCGGCATCGTGGGGGCCATGGTATGGCTCAACGGTGAGCTGCCCAACGAGTACACCCCCAAGGAGGATCGCGGCAACTTCTTCGTGCTGGTCAACGGACCGCCCGGCGCCACCTACGACTACATGCTCGACTACATGAACGAGATCGAGACCCGCCTGCTGCCGATGACCGAGCAGGGCGAGGTCGAACGCATCCTGGTGCGCGCCCCCCGGGGCTGGGGCAATATCGAGAACTTCAACAGCGGCTTCGTCATCGTCACCCTCGCCGACTGGGCCGAGCGCCGCTCGGCCTGGGCGATCATGGACGAGATCCGCGGCCGCCTCGCCGGCCTGCCCGGCATCCGGGCCTTCCCGGTGATGCGCCAGGGCTTCGGCTCCCGGGTCGAGAAGCCGGTGCAGTTCGTGCTCGGCGGCGGCACCTTTGATCAGCTCGCCGAGTGGCGCGACACCCTGCTGGCCCACCTGCGCGAGCACAACCCGCGCCTGACCGGGCTCGACAGCGACTACGAGGAGAACCAGCCGCAGCTGCGCGTCGACATCGACTACACCCGCGCCGCCGCCCTGGGGGTAACGGTGACCGAGATCGGCCGCACCCTGGAGACCCTGCTGGGCGGGCGCACCGTGACCCAGTACGTGGACGACGGCCAGGAATACGACGTCATCCTCGAGGGCGAGCCCGGCAGCCGACCGAGTCCCCGCTCCCTGGAGAGCCTTCGGGTGCGCTCCGACCGCTCCGGCGAGCTGATTCCCCTGGCGAGCCTGGTGACGCTTCACGACTTCGCCGGCCCGAGCACCCTGAACCGCTTCAACCGGGTCCGGGCGATCACCATCGAGGCCGACCTGGCCGACGGCTATCCGCTGGGCGAGGCACTCGCCTACCTCGAGGCGACGGTCGACGAGATCCTGCCGCCAGCGGCCCAGACCGACGTCAAGGGCGCCTCCCGGGACTACCAGGAGGCCAGCGGCGCCACCGCCTTCCTGCTGGGGCTGGGCATCCTGGTGGTCTTCCTGGTGCTCGCCGGGCAGTTCGAGAGCTTCGTGCATCCCCTGGTGATCATGTTCACCGTGCCGCTGGCGATCTGCGGCGCCCTGCTGGGGCTCTACCTCACCGGGCAGTCGCTCAACATCTACAGCCAGGTGGGGCTGGTGATGCTGGTGGGACTGGCGGCCAAGAACGGCATCCTGATCGTGGAGTTCGCCAACCAGCTGCGCGACCGCGGCGTGGCCTTCCATGAGGCGCTGGTGGAGGCCTCGGTGACCCGCCTGCGGCCCATCGTGATGACCGCGGTGACCACCATGGCCGGCGCCGTGCCGCTGATCGTCTCCAGCGGCGCCGGCGCCGAGACGCGCCTGGTGATCGGCATCGTCATCCTCTGCGGCCTGGCCGCGGCCACCCTCTTTACCCTCTTCGTGGTGCCGGTGGCCTACGACCTGCTGGCCCGGCGCACCGGCTCGCCCGGCGATGTCGCCCGGCGCCTGGCCGACGAGATGGGCGAGGAGACCGCCGCCCACTGA
- a CDS encoding efflux RND transporter periplasmic adaptor subunit, which translates to MIPSRTRLTLLIGLALLVLSPLAAAQQPTPVIAARASLAAWSDPLKSLGTLRADESVTLSATVTETIVELTFEGGERVEAGELLVRLADDEQRADLRVAQALRDERRNAVNRLAQLQSRNLAPRAEVEDARARLRQAEAEIQALEARLADTRIQAPFAGIVGFRNVSVGTLVTPGTELVTLDRLDTMKLDFTLPERALGQLTPGLALTATSAALPDTLFRGEIASIGTRIDPITRSLTVRAELTNPELALRPGMLMQVRLEGAPREALVIPEAALIPQGQRQFVLTLQSDGEAYRVEEREVRIGARREGEVEILEGLQEDDLVVAHGTERVRDGQPTRLLGILDDDTTVPQLLRRSRDAAEVNG; encoded by the coding sequence ATGATCCCATCGCGAACACGCCTGACACTGCTGATCGGCCTGGCCCTGCTGGTGCTTTCGCCGCTGGCGGCCGCCCAGCAGCCCACTCCGGTGATCGCCGCCCGCGCCAGCCTCGCCGCCTGGTCCGATCCGCTGAAGTCGCTGGGCACCCTCCGCGCCGACGAGAGCGTGACCCTCTCTGCCACCGTCACCGAGACCATCGTCGAGCTGACCTTCGAGGGCGGCGAGCGCGTCGAGGCCGGCGAGCTGCTGGTGCGCCTGGCCGACGACGAGCAGCGCGCCGACCTGCGGGTCGCCCAGGCGCTGCGCGACGAGCGGCGCAACGCCGTCAACCGCCTCGCCCAGCTGCAGAGCCGCAACCTGGCGCCGCGTGCCGAGGTGGAAGATGCCCGGGCCCGGCTGCGCCAGGCCGAGGCAGAGATCCAGGCCCTGGAGGCAAGGCTCGCCGATACCCGCATCCAGGCGCCCTTCGCCGGCATCGTGGGCTTTCGCAACGTCAGCGTCGGCACCCTGGTGACGCCGGGGACCGAGCTGGTGACCCTCGACCGGCTCGACACGATGAAGCTCGACTTCACCCTCCCGGAGCGAGCCCTCGGGCAGCTCACACCGGGCCTCGCGCTGACCGCGACCAGCGCGGCCCTGCCCGATACCCTGTTTCGCGGCGAGATCGCGAGCATCGGCACCCGCATCGACCCGATCACCCGCAGCCTCACGGTGCGCGCCGAGCTGACCAATCCCGAGCTCGCGCTGCGCCCCGGCATGCTGATGCAGGTGCGCCTCGAGGGCGCGCCCCGGGAGGCGCTGGTGATCCCCGAGGCGGCGCTGATTCCCCAGGGTCAGCGCCAGTTCGTGCTGACCCTCCAGAGCGACGGCGAGGCCTACCGGGTCGAGGAGCGCGAGGTGCGCATCGGCGCGCGGCGCGAGGGCGAGGTGGAGATCCTCGAGGGGCTCCAGGAGGATGACCTGGTGGTCGCCCACGGCACCGAGCGGGTCCGCGACGGCCAGCCGACCCGGCTGCTCGGCATCCTCGACGACGACACCACCGTGCCCCAGCTGCTGCGCCGCAGCCGCGACGCCGCCGAGGTGAACGGCTGA